In a single window of the Bos taurus isolate L1 Dominette 01449 registration number 42190680 breed Hereford chromosome 23, ARS-UCD2.0, whole genome shotgun sequence genome:
- the UNC5CL gene encoding UNC5C-like protein: MCSYESSFQPAQFLLLVGVPLASAVLLVQCLRWRCPRRLLGSCWKLESQEEPAPPPTPLPEDESSRAGLPATLQEVATFYQELHTPTQGQTVIRQLMHKLLVFSAREVDHRGGCLMLQDTGISLLIPPGAVSMGRQERVSLTLVWDLTDAPSLSRAQGLVSPVVACGPHGASFLKPCTLTFKHCAQQPSQARAYSSNTALLDTKAWKPLGRPGDHTSRDECRIHLSHFSLYTCVLEAPVGREARKWLQLALFCSPLAPGQSHLQLRVYFLNNTPCALQWAVTNEQPHGGRLRGPCQLFDFTGARGDQCLKLKYISEGWENVDDSSCQLVPHLHIWHGKCPFRSFCFRRKAAKDNEDCSALTNEIIVTMHTFQDGLETKYMEILRFQASEEESWTAPPPVTQPPACNRLPPELFEQLQMLLEPNSITGNDWRRLASHLGLCGMKIRFMSCQRSPAAAILELFEEQNGSLQELHYLMTLMERLDCASVIQNYLNGTQSGSPPRLRAGAQENQGLELDEKL, from the exons ATGTGCTCCTATGAGAGTTCCTTCCAGCCCGCCCAGTTCCTACTGCTGGTGGGGGTTCCGCTGGCGAGCGCAGTGCTCCTGGTCCAGTGCCTTCGATGGCGCTGTCCTCGCCGGCTGCTGGGTTCCTGCTGGAAGCTGGAGAGCCAAGAGGAGCCAGcgccccctcccactcccctacCGGAAGATGAGTCCTCCAGGGCAGGCCTGCCAGCCACGCTGCAGGAGGTGGCCACCTTCTATCAGGAACTGCACACACCCACCCAAGGCCAGACTGTCATCCGGCAGCTGATGCACAAACTGTTGGTGTTTTCCGCTCGAGAGGTGGACCACCGCGGCGGCTGCCTGATGCTCCAGGATACGGGCATTTCCCTGCTCATCCCGCCAG GTGCTGTGTCCATGGGCCGCCAGGAGCGGGTGTCGTTGACCCTGGTGTGGGACCTGACGGATGCCCCCTCGCTGTCCCGGGCTCAGGGGCTGGTGAGCCCCGTGGTGGCGTGTGGCCCCCACGGGGCCTCCTTCCTGAAGCCCTGCACCCTCACCTTCAAGCACTGTGCCCAGCAGCCCAGCCAGGCCCGCGCCTACAGCAGCAACACTGCCCTGCTGGACACCAAGGCCTGGAAGCCGCTGGGGCGGCCGGGGGACCACACCTCCCGGGATGAATGTCGCATCCACCTTTCCCACTTCAG CCTCTACACCTGTGTGCTGGAGGCGCCGGTGGGCCGGGAAGCCCGAAAGTGGCTGCAGCTGGCCCTGTTCTGCTCGCCGCTGGCCCCGGGGCAGTCCCACCTGCAGCTGCGTGTCTACTTCCTCAACAACACGCCCTGTGCCCTGCAGTGGGCCGTGACCAACGAGCAGCCACACGGTGGACGCCTGCGCGGGCCCTGCCAGCTCTTTGACTTCACTGGGGCCCGAGGGGACCAGTGCCTGAAACTCAAATACATCTCAGAGG GTTGGGAGAACGTGGATGACAGCAGCTGTCAGCTCGTGCCACATCTGCACATCTGGCACGGGAAGTGCCCCTTCCGCTCCTTCTGCTTCCGCAGAAAAGCAG CCAAAGACAACGAGGACTGCTCTGCGCTGACCAATGAGATCATCGTCACGATGCACACCTTCCAGGAT GGCTTGGAGACCAAGTACATGGAAATCCTCAGGTTCCAGGCATCGGAGGAGGAATCCTGGacagccccacccccagtcaCCCAGCCACCTGCCTGCAATAG GCTGCCCCCAGAGCTCTTTGAGCAGCTGCAGATGTTATTGGAGCCAAACAGCATCACTGGCAATGACTGGCGGCGACTGGCCTCCCACCTGGGGCTCTGCGGTATGAAAATCCG GTTCATGTCCTGTCAGCGCAGCCCCGCGGCAGCCATCCTGGAGCTATTTGAGGAGCAGAATGGCAGCCTCCAGGAGCTGCACTACCTCATGACCCTCATGGAGCGGCTGGACTGCGCCTCCGTTATCCAGAACTACCTGAACGGGACGCAAAGCGGCAGCCCACCCCGGCTGCGCGCTGGCGCCCAGGAGAACCAGGGCCTGGAGCTGGACGAGAAGCTCTGA